The genomic window AACTTTCCATTGTCTTTTGAAAAATCGCTGCCGCAGTCTTAACACCAAAAGGTaatctttttacttttaatgtACCTATGTGCGTACTCCATGCACACAATAATTGTGACTCATCGTCAAGAATTAGCTGATTGTACGCATTGGACAAATCAAGCTTTGTGAAAATTTCACCATGGGTAAAGGATATTTAAAATCCTCTAAAAACTTGTTAATTGTGATTTTATAATCACCGCATATCCGCAAATCACCGTTGGGTTTCAAAACTGGTACTAAAGGTGTACCCCAATCAGAGTTGTCAACAGGTTCGAGAACACCTGAACTGATTAAATCTCGCAACTGTTTCTCAACTTTAGCCTTCCATGCTAATGGCAAAGGTCTGGGTTTGCAAAATACTGGTGTTGCATTTTCAACAacctttaaacaaatttccgaatttttaaattcacccAACTTATCTTCAAAAACCTCGACGAACTCAATCTTCAATTGTTCGACGATCGCAGCATtcttattttcgaaattaatattgtttatttgcaataatTCGAAATTAAAAGAACGTAAAAACGTACGACCAAGCAATGGAGGGTTTGCAGaatccacaacaacaacaacaacagtttttGTATTACCTTTAAAAGTAATCGACGCATCATATTCGCCAACCAGCTTCAATCTATCACCACTGTAGTCAACATATGGAATATTGCATGGTCGGAGAGTCTTTTCCATAATATTATTCTCGTAAAACGACAAAGGCAACAAAGTGCATGGTGCACCTGTGTCACAAACAGCATTTAATTTAACTCCATCAATAACGACTGGAAGAGAATACACGTCAAACGAATTTCGCTCAGCCACactaaaaattgaataattaaacaaatcatTATTATCATgttcatcatcattatcattagATACATAATTAACACTTCTCTTTTTATTGTAACAAACAGACGCCAAATGACCAACTCTTCCACAAGAATGACACTTGCTATCTTTGTATTTGCATGACTGAGATGCATGATTTCGCCAACCACAGTGAGAACAAGGAAATTTTCTCTCACCATCGCCTCTGTTATCTCTGCCACCATCTCTGTTGCTGCCACCATCACCACTGCCTCTGTTGCTGCTTCCCCATTTGCCTCTGTTGCTGTTGCCACCATTACCTCTGTTGTCACTACTACTGTTGTTCTGCTTCTGATGTTTTTGCTTCTTGACAAAATTCACTGCAGTTTCTTCTTTTCCTCCCTTTATTATGCATTTCGTCTCTAATATCATCGCCTTTCTTAATGCACTTTGAATTGTGAGATTCTCATCTTCTTCACACAGCCTTTCAAAgatgaaatttggcaaacccaT from Anastrepha ludens isolate Willacy chromosome 5, idAnaLude1.1, whole genome shotgun sequence includes these protein-coding regions:
- the LOC128864881 gene encoding uncharacterized protein LOC128864881 gives rise to the protein MPPKEEKSANDSKMVTPVAMLQTTNVPEFNPNVESWIVWKERLEIHFCEVNCTDDNVRKSILLKSIGAVPYKVLHSLCSPATPVSKSFKELCEILDTQYTPPTIVFSERKIFHISTKQESESVAEWYARVKMLALNCKFGVNLDAFVLNQFVMGLPNFIFERLCEEDENLTIQSALRKAMILETKCIIKGGKEETAVNFVKKQKHQKQNNSSSDNRGNGGNSNRGKWGSSNRGSGDGGSNRDGGRDNRGDGERKFPCSHCGWRNHASQSCKYKDSKCHSCGRVGHLASVCYNKKRSVNYVSNDNDDEHDNNDLFNYSIFSVAERNSFDVYSLPVVIDGVKLNAVCDTGAPCTLLPLSFYENNIMEKTLRPCNIPYVDYSGDRLKLVGEYDASITFKGNTKTVVVVVVDSANPPLLGRTFLRSFNFELLQINNINFENKNAAIVEQLKIEFVEVFEDKLGEFKNSEICLKVVENATPVFCKPRPLPLAWKAKVEKQLRDLISSGVLEPVDNSDWGTPLVPVLKPNGDLRICGDYKITINKFLEDFKYPLPMVKFSQSLICPMRTIS